One region of Trichoderma breve strain T069 chromosome 7 map unlocalized scaffold00007, whole genome shotgun sequence genomic DNA includes:
- a CDS encoding alpha/beta hydrolase fold domain-containing protein, translating into MDTLTKKIVKVSRGFSYTYYVSTASSGKPTILLLHGWPDHAALWEDLATRYLIPQGYGVIIPDCLGHGDTSKPTDPEVFDSAGLNGDFIDILDAEHVEKVISCGHDWGAGHAHRLYAFHPERCSGLIMLNFPASPPPQGPIVMDQLAPAMIQAIGYFTGWYWALFSDPVAGPALLKEHTESLFTALHAEPIEWMNTLCAKDGLKTWLEQDKKGPVQDYATNQMRENFINRMKRDGFESSLCYYRSLLDGRFYEQDSRLPAERYKIDVPYLFVAGTQDVVCRAQGIEAVKTLGLVPHLTVKEIDAGHWSMLAKPGEVGTYFLEWLRDNY; encoded by the coding sequence ATTATGtgtcaacagcatcaagtgGGAAGCCAAccattcttctccttcatgggTGGCCGGATCACGCGGCACTGTGGGAGGATCTCGCAACACGCTATCTTATTCCGCAAGGATATGGGGTCATTATACCTGACTGTTTAGGCCATGGCGATACCTCGAAACCTACTGACCCGGAGGTGTTTGATTCAGCCGGATTGAATGGAGACTTTATTGACATCCTAGATGCTGAGCATGTTGAAAAGGTCATTAGCTGTGGGCATGATTGGGGCGCGGGTCATGCTCACCGCCTCTATGCTTTTCATCCTGAGCGTTGCTCTGGATTGATCATGTTGAATTTcccagcatctcctcctccacaaGGACCAATTGTGATGGATCAGCTGGCTCCGGCTATGATCCAAGCTATTGGCTATTTCACAGGCTGGTATTGGGCGCTGTTTAGCGATCCAGTTGCTGGACCTGCACTATTAAAAGAGCACACTGAATCGTTGTTTACGGCTTTACACGCGGAACCAATAGAGTGGATGAACACGCTTTGTGCAAAAGATGGACTCAAAACCTGGCTGGAGCAGGACAAGAAAGGACCCGTGCAAGACTATGCAACCAATCAAATGCGAGAAAATTTTATTAATCGCATGAAACGGGACGGATTTGAATCGTCTTTATGCTACTATCGATCACTGCTAGATGGCCGTTTTTACGAGCAAGATTCGCGGCTGCCGGCTGAGAGATACAAAATCGATGTGCCATACTTATTCGTTGCGGGAACACAAGACGTTGTTTGTCGGGCGCAGGGGATTGAAGCTGTCAAAACTCTTGGATTGGTACCTCACCTAACAGTGAAAGAAATAGATGCTGGTCATTGGAGTATGCTCGCGAAGCCGGGTGAAGTGGGAACCTACTTTCTAGAGTGGCTTAGGGATAATTATTAG